Proteins encoded in a region of the Burkholderiales bacterium genome:
- a CDS encoding HNH endonuclease encodes MAELPAAATQLDFLNKLQRILHEGLFVATYKFALVLALAELAVEKTPAADGTLAIPLGELSDRFITLYWHQTAPFVGGVVLAQNTGRQAAAVTLIAEFRAHAPTLAVARRHPRWHRLVARIGRLLDEMPLWRLQLVGADRLDFLYEEKLIDGAIVLRPGVAAFFKVQFGVVQALVQMGWLSFVQSLPTNRDVLGATGDLADFLFGTNRAALRSIMDGLRDLQRNRCFYCDRTLADAIEVDHFIPWSRYPRDLGHNFVLADRTCNQHKAEMLAATGHLERWLDRNRRDDAQLGEAFAQAPFVLDADASFSVAEWAYEQAERARSLVWVRARETTHLSATWRQLF; translated from the coding sequence TTGGCCGAACTGCCGGCAGCGGCGACGCAGCTCGACTTTCTCAACAAGCTCCAGCGCATCCTGCACGAGGGGCTGTTCGTCGCGACCTATAAGTTCGCTCTGGTGCTGGCGCTGGCGGAGCTCGCCGTCGAGAAGACGCCGGCGGCGGACGGCACGCTCGCGATTCCGCTCGGTGAGCTCAGCGATCGTTTCATCACGCTCTACTGGCACCAGACTGCACCGTTCGTCGGCGGGGTTGTGCTGGCGCAGAACACCGGGCGCCAGGCTGCCGCCGTTACGCTCATTGCCGAGTTTCGCGCGCATGCGCCCACTCTTGCGGTGGCGCGGCGGCATCCGCGCTGGCATCGGCTCGTGGCGCGAATCGGACGGTTGCTGGACGAGATGCCGCTCTGGCGCCTGCAGCTCGTCGGCGCCGATCGCCTGGATTTTCTCTACGAAGAGAAACTGATCGACGGCGCGATCGTCCTGCGCCCGGGCGTGGCTGCGTTTTTCAAGGTGCAGTTCGGCGTCGTGCAGGCGCTGGTGCAGATGGGTTGGCTATCGTTCGTGCAAAGCCTGCCGACCAACCGGGACGTGCTCGGCGCGACGGGCGACCTCGCCGACTTCCTCTTCGGCACCAATCGCGCCGCCCTGCGCTCGATCATGGACGGGCTGCGCGATCTCCAGCGCAATCGCTGCTTCTACTGCGATCGCACCCTTGCCGATGCGATCGAAGTCGACCACTTCATCCCGTGGTCGCGCTACCCGCGCGACCTTGGCCACAACTTCGTGCTCGCCGACCGGACGTGCAACCAGCACAAGGCGGAAATGCTGGCGGCGACGGGGCACCTAGAGCGCTGGCTCGACCGCAACCGCCGCGACGACGCGCAGTTGGGGGAGGCGTTCGCGCAGGCGCCGTTCGTCTTGGACGCAGATGCTTCGTTTTCGGTCGCCGAATGGGCCTACGAGCAGGCGGAACGCGCCCGGTCGCTGGTCTGGGTGCGGGCGCGCGAGACGACGCATCTGTCGGCGACATGGCGGCAACTCTTCTAG
- a CDS encoding tripartite tricarboxylate transporter substrate binding protein — MSIVFGVHTAVAAAYPEKVVRVIVPWPPGPTDTVARLVSTELSSRLKQSVIVDNRPGAGGIIGMLAAAQSPPDGYTLMVSSTAYGFLIARPKPNVDLIHSFAPIALLGMNESALTVHPSMPVKSVKELIALAKAKPGTIYYASSGVGGFPHMNTELFKLMAGIDLVHVPFKGGGPAVTDVVGGHTQMILTSLIGLLPHINAGRLRLLAIGSLKRSASLPDVPTISEAGVPGYETSIWYGMFAPAGTPPAVIQRIHAEAAAATEAPELRKSYDALAILTKPMTSAEFGKLMVSEQAKWQKVVNDAHIKPE; from the coding sequence ATGAGCATCGTATTCGGAGTCCACACCGCGGTCGCCGCGGCGTATCCGGAGAAAGTCGTACGCGTGATCGTCCCGTGGCCGCCCGGGCCCACCGACACCGTGGCGCGCCTGGTCAGCACCGAGCTCTCCTCGCGGCTGAAGCAGTCGGTCATCGTCGACAACCGTCCCGGCGCGGGCGGCATCATCGGCATGCTGGCGGCCGCGCAATCGCCGCCCGACGGCTACACGCTGATGGTGAGCTCGACGGCTTATGGCTTTCTCATCGCGAGGCCGAAGCCGAACGTCGACCTGATCCACTCGTTCGCGCCCATCGCTCTCCTGGGTATGAACGAGAGCGCGCTGACCGTGCATCCCTCGATGCCGGTGAAATCGGTGAAGGAGCTGATCGCGCTGGCGAAGGCGAAGCCGGGAACGATCTATTACGCGTCGTCGGGCGTCGGCGGTTTCCCGCACATGAACACCGAGCTCTTCAAGCTGATGGCCGGCATCGATCTCGTGCACGTGCCTTTCAAAGGCGGCGGGCCGGCGGTGACCGACGTCGTCGGCGGCCACACCCAGATGATCCTCACGTCGCTCATCGGCCTCCTGCCTCACATCAACGCCGGACGGCTGAGGCTGCTGGCGATCGGCAGCCTGAAACGGTCCGCGAGCCTGCCCGACGTGCCGACGATCTCGGAAGCGGGCGTGCCCGGTTACGAGACCAGCATCTGGTACGGGATGTTCGCGCCGGCGGGAACGCCGCCCGCGGTGATCCAGCGCATCCATGCGGAAGCCGCCGCCGCGACGGAAGCGCCGGAATTGCGCAAGTCCTACGACGCGCTGGCGATACTCACCAAGCCGATGACCTCCGCCGAGTTCGGCAAGCTCATGGTGTCGGAGCAGGCGAAGTGGCAGAAGGTGGTGAACGACGCGCATATCAAGCCGGAATGA
- a CDS encoding amidase, translated as MEFPLTLAEAARRVETRAISPVELVRAALDRIEAFDGRINAFNTIVAERALEQARAAEREIGAGRYRGPLHGIPFGAKDIYDTAGILTSGYSRAFFDNVPANDATVIAKLYASGAVLAGKLATHELANGGPSFDLPWPPARNPWNTEHATGGSSTGAAAAVAAGFLPAALGSDTGGSIRIPAAQCGVAGLKPTYGRVSRAGVIPHSFSLDHCGPLAWTVEDCAIVLQAIAGYDPLDLASINHPVPDYRSALDGDIRGLRIGVVRHFWEEDLAVSPEVSSAMDAALATLAGVGARIETVRVPPLQRFYDVKNVIAKCEVFTVHRQRLVERLDDFGADFLALTLPGCLFSATDYLRAQAGRRALIEAMSAIHERCDAIVTAGSGPAPKLRATSATRAIDHWTKPNLETPFSVTGAPAIAVCNGYTAGGLPLAMQIAGRAFDESTVLRIAHAYERATPWRDRRPMLDAAGDENQGLTPKKPGADPVHPATRERVAKSLESAGLTLDEERFAQLCTIAPIALDAARRVGRERS; from the coding sequence ATGGAATTTCCGCTCACGCTCGCCGAAGCCGCGAGGCGCGTCGAGACGCGTGCGATCTCGCCCGTCGAGCTCGTGCGGGCCGCGCTCGATCGCATCGAAGCGTTCGACGGTCGCATCAATGCGTTCAATACGATCGTCGCGGAGCGTGCGCTGGAGCAGGCGCGCGCAGCCGAGCGCGAGATCGGCGCCGGCCGCTATCGAGGGCCACTGCACGGCATTCCGTTCGGCGCTAAAGACATCTACGATACCGCCGGCATCCTCACGTCCGGCTATTCGAGAGCGTTCTTCGACAACGTTCCAGCGAACGATGCGACGGTCATCGCGAAGCTCTACGCGAGCGGCGCGGTGCTCGCCGGCAAGCTCGCGACGCACGAGCTCGCCAATGGCGGACCTTCGTTCGACCTGCCGTGGCCGCCCGCGCGCAATCCATGGAACACCGAGCATGCCACCGGCGGCTCGAGCACCGGCGCCGCGGCGGCTGTCGCCGCAGGCTTCCTGCCGGCGGCGCTCGGCTCAGACACCGGCGGCTCCATCCGCATTCCCGCGGCGCAGTGCGGCGTCGCCGGCCTCAAGCCGACGTACGGGCGCGTCAGCCGCGCCGGCGTGATCCCGCATTCTTTCAGCCTCGATCATTGCGGCCCGCTCGCGTGGACCGTCGAAGACTGCGCGATCGTGCTGCAGGCGATCGCCGGATACGATCCGCTGGATCTCGCCAGCATTAATCACCCCGTCCCCGATTACCGCAGCGCGCTCGACGGCGATATCCGGGGCTTACGCATCGGCGTCGTCCGTCATTTCTGGGAGGAGGACCTCGCGGTCTCTCCCGAAGTCTCTTCGGCGATGGACGCCGCGCTCGCGACGCTCGCCGGTGTCGGCGCACGCATCGAGACGGTGCGCGTGCCGCCCCTTCAGCGCTTCTACGACGTCAAGAACGTCATCGCCAAGTGCGAGGTGTTCACGGTCCATCGGCAGCGGCTCGTCGAGCGGCTCGACGATTTCGGCGCGGACTTTCTCGCGCTCACGCTCCCGGGGTGTCTCTTCTCTGCGACCGATTACCTGCGCGCCCAGGCCGGACGCCGGGCGCTGATCGAGGCAATGTCAGCGATCCACGAGCGCTGCGACGCGATCGTCACCGCCGGCAGCGGCCCTGCGCCCAAGCTCCGCGCGACGAGCGCGACGCGCGCGATCGATCACTGGACCAAACCGAATCTGGAAACACCGTTCAGCGTGACCGGCGCGCCGGCGATCGCGGTGTGCAACGGATACACGGCCGGCGGCCTGCCGCTGGCCATGCAGATCGCCGGGCGCGCGTTCGACGAATCCACCGTGCTGCGCATCGCGCACGCGTACGAGCGCGCGACACCGTGGCGGGACCGACGTCCGATGCTGGATGCCGCCGGCGACGAAAACCAGGGTCTGACTCCGAAGAAACCGGGGGCAGACCCTGTGCATCCCGCCACGCGCGAGCGAGTCGCCAAGAGCCTGGAAAGCGCCGGGCTCACGCTCGACGAAGAGCGATTCGCGCAGCTCTGCACGATCGCGCCGATCGCGCTCGATGCGGCGCGCCGGGTAGGCCGGGAACGGTCATGA
- a CDS encoding tripartite tricarboxylate transporter substrate binding protein, translating to MSRCRRLATLLVIAAQPALSLHAAQTDPARAYPSKPIRFIVPYSAGGATDITARVIGAKLAEKWGQQVVVDNRTGAGGAIGVEYTANATPDGYTICLFSASQTTATAAGQKLPYDLLKDLQPISLAITVGYVVYHSPKLPITSVGELIAHAKANPGKLNYGTSGIGSLQHLAGALMSHLGGIKVVPVQYKGSANIVQAMMAGEVQFGFNSMFSVRPHVQAGRLRWIATTGAKRSPPMELPTVAETLPGFEVTQWYGLITGARVPRPIVQKISAAAVEAVRSPDASQRLTADGSEIVGSTPEQFGAHIRSEIAKWGKLVKEANLSLQ from the coding sequence ATGAGCCGGTGTCGGCGCCTCGCAACACTCCTCGTCATCGCCGCGCAGCCGGCGCTCTCGCTGCATGCCGCACAAACCGATCCTGCGCGCGCTTACCCGTCCAAGCCCATCCGGTTCATCGTCCCCTATTCCGCCGGCGGCGCGACCGACATCACCGCGCGCGTCATCGGCGCCAAGCTCGCCGAGAAATGGGGCCAGCAGGTCGTCGTCGACAACCGCACCGGCGCGGGCGGCGCGATCGGCGTCGAGTACACCGCGAACGCGACGCCGGACGGCTACACGATCTGCCTCTTCTCCGCGTCGCAGACCACCGCGACCGCCGCGGGCCAGAAGCTCCCTTACGACCTGCTGAAAGACCTGCAACCGATCTCGCTCGCCATCACGGTCGGCTACGTGGTGTATCACTCACCGAAGCTCCCCATAACGTCGGTCGGCGAGCTCATCGCCCACGCGAAAGCGAACCCGGGCAAGCTCAACTACGGAACGTCGGGCATCGGATCGCTCCAGCACCTCGCGGGTGCGCTCATGAGCCACCTGGGCGGCATCAAGGTCGTCCCGGTGCAGTACAAGGGATCGGCGAACATCGTGCAGGCGATGATGGCCGGCGAGGTGCAGTTCGGGTTCAACTCGATGTTCAGCGTGCGGCCGCACGTGCAGGCCGGACGTCTGCGCTGGATCGCGACGACCGGCGCCAAACGCTCGCCGCCGATGGAGTTGCCGACCGTCGCCGAGACGCTGCCGGGCTTCGAAGTGACGCAGTGGTACGGTCTCATCACCGGCGCCCGCGTGCCCAGGCCCATCGTTCAGAAGATTTCCGCCGCCGCCGTCGAAGCCGTGCGTTCGCCCGACGCTTCGCAGCGGCTCACCGCCGACGGCTCCGAGATCGTCGGCAGCACGCCCGAGCAGTTCGGCGCGCACATCCGCAGCGAGATCGCGAAGTGGGGCAAGCTCGTGAAGGAAGCGAACCTCTCGCTGCAGTAG
- a CDS encoding acetamidase/formamidase family protein: protein MSGKLHLLDASVVHYEWNNAIPPRLTIDAGDTVVFETRDASDEFYSPASTHEDVMRRVFKGHPLTGPVYVRGVQPGDVLAVEIVDIAPRAAFGWTNVRPGRGLLPESEFSRPFLQVWDVTDGKFARGMRDIAVPLAPFPGVMGVALDDAGSHNTAPPRKNGGNMDIKQLTAGTTVFLPVWVEGALFSVGDAHGAQGDGEVCITAVEMNARITLKFDVMPARHLTEPQLRTRAGIPASGPCYATTAHGPDLHECARQAVRHMIDHLVRERGLSREEAYILCSVAVDLKVSEIVDAPNWIISAFLPESIFGGG from the coding sequence ATGTCAGGAAAACTCCATCTCCTCGATGCGAGCGTCGTCCACTACGAGTGGAACAACGCGATCCCGCCGCGGCTCACGATCGATGCCGGCGACACCGTCGTTTTCGAGACGCGCGATGCGTCCGACGAGTTCTACTCGCCCGCATCGACGCACGAGGACGTCATGCGCCGCGTGTTCAAGGGCCACCCGCTGACGGGGCCGGTGTACGTGCGCGGGGTGCAGCCCGGCGACGTGCTCGCGGTGGAGATCGTCGATATCGCGCCACGCGCAGCGTTCGGCTGGACCAACGTGCGGCCGGGCCGCGGGCTGTTACCGGAGAGCGAGTTCAGCCGTCCTTTCCTCCAGGTCTGGGACGTGACCGACGGCAAGTTCGCACGCGGCATGCGCGACATCGCGGTGCCGCTCGCGCCCTTCCCCGGCGTGATGGGCGTCGCTTTGGACGATGCCGGCAGCCACAACACCGCACCGCCGCGCAAGAACGGCGGCAACATGGACATCAAGCAGCTCACCGCGGGAACGACCGTGTTCCTCCCGGTGTGGGTCGAAGGCGCGCTCTTCAGCGTCGGCGATGCGCACGGCGCGCAGGGCGACGGCGAAGTCTGCATCACCGCGGTGGAGATGAATGCGCGCATCACTTTGAAGTTCGACGTCATGCCGGCGCGCCACCTCACCGAGCCGCAATTGCGCACGCGCGCGGGCATCCCCGCCAGCGGTCCTTGCTATGCGACCACCGCGCACGGCCCCGACCTTCACGAGTGCGCCCGCCAAGCGGTGCGCCACATGATCGACCACCTCGTGCGCGAGCGGGGCCTCTCTCGCGAAGAGGCCTACATCCTGTGCAGCGTCGCCGTCGACTTGAAGGTGAGCGAGATCGTCGATGCGCCGAACTGGATCATCTCGGCGTTTCTGCCCGAGTCGATCTTCGGCGGAGGTTGA
- a CDS encoding DUF4258 domain-containing protein codes for MTPLTQHAKVRMQQRGISAATLDSLLAYGSQAHDHHGATIVYFDKKARTRLLKDSGRVAYRAMEKQLNTYAVVAGDGAVITVGRRDRRIPRR; via the coding sequence ATGACACCCCTGACGCAGCACGCGAAAGTGAGGATGCAGCAGCGGGGGATCAGCGCGGCGACCCTGGACTCGCTGCTCGCCTACGGCTCTCAGGCGCACGACCATCACGGCGCCACCATCGTCTATTTCGACAAGAAGGCGCGGACCCGGCTGCTGAAGGATTCGGGGCGGGTGGCGTATCGGGCGATGGAGAAGCAGCTGAACACGTACGCCGTCGTCGCCGGCGACGGCGCGGTGATCACGGTGGGGCGGCGGGACAGGCGGATTCCCCGCCGGTGA
- a CDS encoding tripartite tricarboxylate transporter substrate binding protein, which produces MRHGIASSLALLAMTGVPITGHSQAYPGKPVRLISPFAAGGGADTIARFFAQRLSASLQQQIVVDNRPGAGSVIGTEAAAKAPPDGYTILIVNDTHAINASLVRKLPYDPVGDFAPITLIAVTPFMLSVHPSLPVKSVRDLVKLAKSRPGQLNYASAGNGSVAHFGGELLKLSTGIAIVHVPYRGVTGTVAAVTSGEAHMMITSPLTALSLVRAGKLRALAVTGTNRMQIAPEVPTMQESGVKDYELTSSYGLLAPRKTPEAAIATLNQSMVRALKADDVRARLRDEAVEAVGSTPEEFQKYLAEQTAKYAKIVRATGMKNE; this is translated from the coding sequence GTGCGTCACGGGATTGCTTCGTCGCTCGCGCTCCTCGCAATGACAGGGGTGCCGATCACGGGCCATTCGCAGGCGTACCCCGGCAAGCCGGTGCGTCTCATCTCGCCGTTCGCCGCGGGCGGCGGGGCCGACACCATCGCGCGCTTTTTCGCGCAGCGGCTGTCCGCGTCGCTCCAGCAGCAGATCGTCGTCGACAATCGTCCCGGCGCGGGCAGCGTGATCGGGACCGAGGCCGCGGCGAAAGCGCCGCCGGACGGTTACACGATACTCATCGTCAACGACACGCACGCGATCAACGCGAGCCTGGTCAGGAAGCTTCCGTACGATCCGGTCGGCGATTTCGCGCCGATCACGCTGATCGCGGTGACGCCGTTCATGCTGAGCGTGCATCCGTCGCTGCCGGTGAAATCGGTGCGGGACCTGGTGAAGCTCGCGAAGTCGAGGCCGGGACAGCTCAACTACGCGTCGGCGGGCAACGGATCGGTCGCCCACTTCGGGGGAGAGCTGCTCAAGCTGTCGACCGGTATCGCGATCGTGCACGTGCCGTATCGCGGTGTCACCGGCACGGTCGCCGCGGTCACCTCCGGCGAAGCGCACATGATGATCACCTCGCCCCTTACCGCGCTCTCGCTGGTGCGTGCGGGCAAGCTGCGGGCGCTTGCCGTGACGGGGACGAACCGGATGCAGATCGCACCGGAGGTGCCGACGATGCAGGAGTCCGGCGTGAAGGACTACGAGCTCACGTCGTCCTACGGGCTCCTCGCGCCGCGCAAAACGCCCGAGGCGGCGATCGCGACGCTCAACCAGTCGATGGTGCGGGCGCTGAAGGCGGATGACGTGCGCGCGCGCCTGCGCGACGAAGCGGTGGAAGCGGTCGGCAGCACGCCCGAAGAATTCCAGAAGTACCTCGCGGAGCAGACGGCGAAGTACGCGAAGATCGTTCGCGCGACCGGGATGAAGAACGAATAA
- a CDS encoding CapA family protein — protein sequence MQTVTLMTGGDIGPVYEPTEEFAELIAPVLSQADIRLGQCERVYSQRGIEPQFTYGPGGQHSRLHPRMAGVWNAAGIDVVSLASNHAMDWGPDALLDTVELFRGMGKTVIGAGRDAEEARAPAIIEKKSVKVAILAYCSVLRDGQAAGKGKAGVAPMRAHTHYVPEEFQPGSPPRIVSTPHEEDLEALKADIRKAKQQADVVLVTIHWGLRLVAKTICTYQPPIAHAAIDAGADLIIGHHAHSIKAVESYKGKICFYSIGNFMTTGAPKSAQGTYDWNLIWHQIEPECLPPEGRYFFPQHCRMTMVPKIVMSRKGVERVSFLPAYINRRAQPYVVAPDDPKFAEIVKFTEWVSDQHPHRFRVEGNEVVVETP from the coding sequence ATGCAAACAGTCACCCTCATGACCGGCGGCGACATCGGCCCGGTCTACGAACCGACCGAGGAGTTCGCGGAGCTGATCGCGCCGGTATTGAGCCAGGCCGACATCCGCCTCGGCCAGTGCGAGCGCGTCTATTCGCAGCGCGGCATCGAGCCGCAATTCACCTACGGGCCGGGCGGGCAGCACAGCCGCCTGCATCCGCGCATGGCCGGCGTCTGGAACGCGGCGGGCATCGACGTCGTGTCGCTCGCGAGCAATCACGCGATGGACTGGGGCCCGGATGCGCTGCTGGACACCGTCGAGCTCTTCCGCGGAATGGGCAAGACCGTGATCGGCGCCGGCCGCGACGCGGAAGAAGCGCGCGCGCCCGCGATCATCGAGAAGAAGAGTGTGAAGGTCGCGATCCTCGCGTATTGCTCGGTGCTGCGCGACGGCCAGGCGGCGGGCAAGGGCAAAGCCGGTGTCGCGCCGATGCGCGCCCATACGCATTACGTGCCGGAAGAGTTCCAGCCCGGCTCACCGCCGCGGATCGTCAGCACGCCGCACGAGGAAGACCTCGAGGCGCTGAAGGCGGACATCCGGAAAGCGAAGCAGCAAGCCGACGTGGTGCTCGTGACCATCCACTGGGGACTGCGGCTCGTCGCGAAGACGATCTGCACCTACCAGCCGCCGATCGCGCATGCGGCGATCGATGCGGGCGCCGATCTCATCATCGGCCACCACGCGCACTCGATCAAGGCGGTCGAAAGCTACAAGGGGAAGATCTGCTTCTATAGCATCGGCAACTTCATGACGACCGGCGCGCCCAAGTCGGCGCAGGGCACGTACGACTGGAACCTCATCTGGCACCAGATCGAGCCCGAGTGCCTGCCGCCCGAGGGGCGCTACTTCTTCCCGCAGCACTGCCGCATGACGATGGTGCCGAAGATCGTGATGAGCAGGAAGGGCGTCGAGCGCGTGTCGTTCCTCCCGGCGTACATCAACCGGCGCGCACAGCCTTACGTGGTGGCGCCGGACGATCCGAAGTTCGCGGAGATCGTGAAGTTCACCGAGTGGGTGTCGGACCAGCATCCCCACCGGTTCCGCGTCGAAGGCAACGAAGTCGTGGTGGAGACGCCGTAA